The Corynebacterium coyleae genome segment GCAAGAACGTGCTCATGGTCTCCGGCACCGACGAGCACGGCACCCCGCTGTTGGTCCAGGCGGATAAGGAAGGCGTCAGCGTCAAGGAATTGGCGGACCGCTACAACAAGCAGATCGTGGAAGACCTCGCAGGCCTTGGCCTGTCCTACGACCTGTTTACCCGCACCACCACCCGCAACCACTACGCGGTGGTCCAAGAACTGTTCCGCGGGTTGGACGCTAACGGCTACATGGTGAAGGAAACCACCAAGGGTGCGATCTCCCCGTCGACGGGCCGCACACTGCCGGACCGCTACATCGAGGGCACCTGCCCGATTTGTGGCGCGACCGATGCCCGCGGTGACCAATGCGACACCTGCGGCAACCAGCTGGACCCGGCAGACCTGATCAACCCGGTATCCAAGATTAACGGCGAGACCCCGGAGTTCGTCGAGACTGAGCACTACATGCTCGACCTGCCGGCGCTCCACGACGCACTCGAGGCGTGGCTGTCCACCCGCGAGGACTGGCGCCCGAACGTGCTGAAATTCTCCCTGAACCTGCTCGAGGACATGCGTCCGCGCGCCATGACCCGCGACATCGACTGGGGCATCCCGATCCCAGTAGAGGGCTGGCAGGACAACCCGTCGAAGAAGCTCTACGTCTGGTTCGACGCCGTCGTCGGTTACTTGTCTGCCTCCATCGAGTGGGCCCACAACATTGGCAAGCCGGAGGCCTGGAAGGACTTCTGGCAGGACCCAGCCACCGAGGGCTACTACTTCATGGGCAAGGACAACATCACCTTCCACTCCCAGATCTGGCCGGCGGAGCTGCTTGGCTACGCGGGCAAGGGCTCCAAGGGCGGCGAGGTACACAGTCTTGGCGAGCTCAACCTGCCCACCGAGGTTGTCTCTTCTGAGTTCCTCACCATGTCGGGCTCGAAGTTCTCCTCGTCGAAGGGCGTGGTCATTTACGTTAAGGACTTCCTCAAGGAGTTCGGCCCGGATCCGCTGCGCTACTTCATCGCAGTCGCAGGCCCGGAGAACAATGACACCGACTTCACCTGGGACGAGTTCGTCCGTCGCGTGAACAACGAGCTGGCCAACGGCTGGGGCAACCTGGTCAACCGCACCGTGTCCATGGCGCACAAGAACTTCGGCCAGGTGCCCGCGCCGGGCCCGCTGGAAGCGTCCGATGAGCGCATCCTGAACCTTGCGGAAGAAACCTTTGCTACCGCCGGTGCGGACCTGAGCGAGGCTCGGTTCAAGAACGCGATCACCAAGACCATGCACGTCGTTGGTGAAGCGAACGCCTACATCGCCGAGCAGGAGCCGTGGAAGTTGGCCAAGGACGAGACCCAGCGCGAACGCCTGGCCACCGTCCTGTGGACCGCACTGCAGGTGGTGTCCGACTGCAACGCCATGCTCACCCCGTTCCTGCCACACACCGCGCAGCAGGTCCACGAGACCTTGGGTCGCAAGGGTGTGTGGGCTGCTGAGCCGCGCATCGAGGAGATTGTCGACGACGCCGACTTCAACCTCGTCGGTGCCGGCCTGCCAGAGAAGGGGCAGACATACCTGACCATCACCGGTGACTACACCCAGCAGCAGGCCGTGTGGCAGCGCGTGGAGGTTACCCCGGGCACCGAGTTGGCTAAGCCGAAGCCGCTGATCGCCAAGCTCGATCCGGAACTCGGCGAGACCGGCCCCGAATGGGCGCCGGTGCAGAAGTAGGCCCGCTGCGCACGCCTAGAGGAATTGATCGAGGAACCCGGTAAGTTTGCCGGGTTCTTCGTCTTCAAAACGCTGATCCACAACCACGAGCGGGGCGGTGTATTTCTCGTCCGCGCCGCCGGGATTCTTAACGACGACAAGATCGGTGCCGTAGTCGTCGATAAGCAATTGCCACGAAAAGCCCTCCCGCACGAGCGCCTCGCCGAGGGCGGTGCCGTAGATGCGGGCGGTTTCGCCGCGGGGAAACGCGCGCTGCACATCGCGGGGAAGCGCCAGGTAGTCGGCAAGTTCCTCCTCGAACGAGGCGACGATATCCGCCGGGGAACCGTTGATGCCACGCCCGGCGGCTTCGGCCAGGTCGGCCTCAATTTGGGTGCGGGTGGCTGAGTCAATGTCGTTGAATGCCATAGGGTGCATCGTATGAGCAAAAAGAAGCCACGTCCCACTCCCGTGCCCGCCGAGCCGATCGCAGGTCTCGTCGATGCACACACGCACCTCGCGTCCTGCGGCGCACGTACCGCGGAAGAGATCGACGCGTTTGTCCAGCGTGCCGTAGCCGCCGGGGTCGAGCGCATCTGCACTGTCGGCGATGGCCTCGACGAAGCGGAGCTTGCGCTTCAGGCCGCACATCTCAACGAGCGCGTGTTTGCCGCGTGCGCGATCCATCCGACCAGGGCGCATGAACTTGACGACGACGCGCGTGCCCGCCTACAGACCATGGCCGCCGACCCGCGTTGCGTCGCGGTGGGGGAGACCGGCATCGATACGTACTGGCTCAAACACGACGCGGAGCGCACCGCGCCGCTGGACGTGCAGGAGGAGGCGTTTCGCTTCCACATCGACCTGGCCTGCGAGTCCGGCAAGGCGCTGATGATCCACAACCGTGAGGGTGATGCGGAGATCATGCGGATTCTCGACGACGCCCCACGCCCCGAACACGTCATCTTGCACTGCTTCTCCTCGCCACTGGACGTGGCACGCGAGGCGATCGAGCGTGGCTACGTACTGAGCTTCGCGGGAAACGTCACGTTCAAGCGCAACGAGGAACTGCGCGAGGCCGCCCGCCTGGCGCCTGCCGGCCAGTTGTTGGTGGAGACCGACGCGCCGTACATGACGCCGGAGCCGTTCCGCGGCGCGCGCAACGAGCCATCGCTTATCGGCCACACCGCGAAGGTGTTGGCCGAAGTCCGCAACATGGATGTGGCCGATGTGGCACGTGATATCAGTGAGACGTTTTCACGCGTCTACGGGGTGTGACCTGGAACATTAGTGCGCGTCGGTCCTTGTGTCCCGGCGGGCGTTACCGTATTGTTACCGAAGTTGCTTTACGTTAACCCCTCGGAGGAAGCGCGCATGTCTCGTCAGATCAAGCGGATCAACCCGAAGAACTCCGCCGCAAAACGCGTCGCGGTTGGCACTGTCGCCGGCGCCGTGCTCGTCGGTGGCGCGGGCACCGCGCTGGCTTCCCAGAAGCAAATCACCGTGGATGTCAACGGTGAGGAAACCAACGTCCGCACCTACGCCGCCGACGTCGCAGGCGTACTGCAGTCCGCGGGCGTTGACGTTGACCCGCAGGACCTCGTCTACCCAGCGCCGGGGGAGAAGATCTCGCGTGGCGATACCGTCACCGTGCGCACCGCCAAGCCGGTCGCCGTTGTCGTCGACGGTGTTGCCCAGCAGATCACCTCGACCGCCAGCACCGTCGGCGAACTGCTCGAGGAAGCCGGCGTTACCTCCGCCGCGGGCGTGGACATCGACCGCGACGAGACGGTCACCGAAGGCCTCAACGTGGACGTGACCACCCCGAAGATCGTGGCACTTCGCGACGGCGGCAACCTCACCTACGTTTCCGCCGCAGCCAAAACCGTCGGCGACCTGCTCTCCGCGCGTGGCGTCACCTTCGATAGCGACGACCGTTTGAACCATGCGCTCGCCGACGCGATCGTGCCGGGCATGGAAATCGTCCTCGACCGCGTCAACACCATCGACCGCCCAGAGACCGTCGCGGTGGAAGAGCCCGCCGAATACATTGACGACGACACCCTCGACGAAGGCACCGAAGAAGTCCGCGAAGAAGGCGTGCAGGGCGAAAAGCAGATCATCCACCGCACCGTGACCGTCAACGGTGTTGTCGAATCCGAAGGCGTTGCCGAGGAGAAGGAAACCAAGAAGGGCAAGCCCGCCGTCATCGCGCGTGGCACCAAGCAGACGGGCAACACCGGCGCGGCAGCCCCTGCCGTGGCTAACGGTTCCGTCTGGGACGCGATCGCAGCCTGCGAATCCGGCGGCAACTGGTCCATCAACACCGGCAACGGCTACCACGGTGGCCTGCAGTTCAACCCGGGCACCTGGGCAGCCTACGGCGGCACCGCCTTTGCGCCGACCGCCGACCTGGCCACCCGCGAACAGCAGATCGCCATCGCCGAGCGCACCCAAGCCGCCCAAGGCTGGGGCGCGTGGCCTGCCTGCACCGCCCGTCTGGGCCTGCGCTAAATGGCGGGCGCGCAGCTGCTCGGCCCGGCCGAGATCCGCGAACTCGCGGCAGAACTCGACGTCACGCCTACCAAGAAACTGGGGCAGAACTTTCTGCACGACCCGAACACCGTGCGCATGATCGTCGGTGCCGCAGAGCTTTCGCCTGACGACGTCGTTGTGGAGGTTGGCCCGGGGTTGGGGTCGCTAACGCTTGGGCTCGTCGATACGGTCTCGCGGGTGGTCGCGCTTGAGATCGACCCACGTCTCGCCGGGCGCCTGCCTGCAACCGTTCAGGCGCGTGCGCCCGAGTACGCCGAACGCCTCACCGTGATCACCACCGACGCGCTGAAGGTGCGCCGCGACGACCTCGACGTCGAACCGACCGCGCTGGTGGCCAACCTGCCGTACAACGTCTCCGTGCCAGTGCTGTTGCACCTGCTGGAGGAGTTCCCCACGATCAGGCGCGTGCTGGTCATGGTGCAAAAAGAAGTCGCCGACCGCCTCGCCGCGGTGCCCGGCTCCAAGATCTACGGCGTGCCGAGTGTGAAGGCCGCGTTCTATGGGGACGTCTCGCGCGCCGGCACGATTGGCAAGCACGTCTTCTGGCCCGCGCCGAACATCGAATCGGGGCTCGTGCGCATTGACGTCAACGACGACAACCCGCGCGAACTCCGCGAGCGCGTCTTCCCGATCGTGGACGCCGCCTTCGCGCAACGTCGCAAGACGCTTCGCTCCACACTTGCGGGCATCTACGGCTCGCCCGCAAACGCCGAAGCGGCCCTTCGCGCAGCGGGAATCGACCCAGGCCTGCGTGGTGAAAAACTTACCGTGGCCGACTTTGTACAGTTAGGCCATGCGTAAGTACGTCGCCTCCGCACCAGGCAAGGTCAACCTCCACCTCGGAGTAGGGGAGGCCCGCGCCGACGGCTACCACGACCTGGTCAGCGTCTTCCACGCCGTGGACCGCCGCGAAGTGGTCACGCTCGTCGCCTCCGACACGCTCACCGAGGGCCCCATCGTGCGCTCCATGCAGACCACGTTTTACGTCGACGAGCCGGAAGAGAGCATCGACGGGCCAACCAACCTGGCGTGGCGCGCGGTCAACGCAGTTGCTGAGCGTGCCGGGATCGCCCTTCCGGAGGTCCACATCGAGGTGGCCAAGCACGTCTTCGTCGCTGGCGGGATGGCGGGCGGTTCCGCCGACGCTGCCGCTGCACTGGTCGCCGCGAACGCGCTCGTGGCTGATCACGGCGAGCCGCTTACGGCTGAGACGTTGCACGAGTTGGCAGCGTCGCTCGGCGCTGACGTGCCATTTTCGCTCATGGGCGGCACAGCACTCGGCACCGGCCGGGGAGATGAACTCGTCGAAATGCTGTCGCGCGGCCGTTTGAACTGGGTGTTCGTCAACCCCAAGGTGGGTATTTCCACCGGCGGAGCATTTTCGCTTCTCGACGACCTGCGTCACGGCAACCCAGCCCTCGTCCCACACCTCAACACCGCAGGCCTGTCCCAGGCGTTGACCTCGGGCGACGCGGCGCGGGTGGCAGAGGCGCTGCACAACGACCTCGACGCGGCAGCGCTGTCGATGCGCCCGCAACTCAAGCGGCTTATCGACGCTGCCAACGAGGCAGGCCTGCGCGCCATCGTGTCCGGCTCCGGGCCCACGGTCGCGGTGCTGTGCGAAAGCCTCGAGCACGCCCAATGGGTCGCCGAACACTTGGCGGAGCGATTCGAGGGCTACGAGATCTTCGTCGCCGAAGGACCCGACCACGGCGCGGTGCTCGAGACCGCCGATTAGGCAGGGTGCGTAGACTATGCACCCGATATGGCTAACCTGATCAACCTTGAAAACGTCTCCAAAACGTGGGGGCTGAAAACCCTGCTCGACGGTGTCTCCCTCGGCGTGCAAACCAACGACCGCATCGGCATCGTCGGCGTCAACGGCGGCGGCAAAACCACCCTGCTTGAAGTGCTCACCGGCATCGAAGCGCCCGACGCGGGCCGCGTCTCCCACAACTCGGGCCTGCGCATGGCAGTGGTCACCCAGCGTTTCGACCTCGACGAAACCCTCACCGTCGGCCAAGCTGTCGTCGAACCACTCGGGCTGCAGACCTACGAGTGGGCTTCTAACGCCAAGGTGCGCGAGGTCCTCCAGGGCACCGGTGTGGCCGAGCTCGGCCTGGACACCCCGGTAGGCAACCTCTCTGGTGGCGAGCGTCGCCGCGTGAACCTCGCCGCGGCACTCGTGCAGGACCTCGACCTGGTCGTGCTCGACGAGCCGACCAACCACCTTGACGTCGAAGGCGTGCAGTGGCTCGCTGACCATTTGTTGTCGCGCAAGGTGGCGGTGGTCGTCGTCACGCACGATCGCTGGTTCCTCGACACCGTGGCCACCCTGACCTGGGAAGTCCACGACGGCACCGTCGATGTCTACGAAGGTGGCTACAACGACTGGACCTTCGCGCGCGCCGAACGTGCCCGCCAGGCCGACGCCATCGAGCAGCGCCGCCAAAACCTCGCGCGGAAGGAACTCGCGTGGCTGCGCCGCGGCGCACCTGCCCGTACCTCGAAGCCGCGCTACCGCATCGAAGCCGCAGAAGCCCTGATCAAAGACGTCCCGCCGCCGCGCGACACCGTCGAACTCATGGCGTTTTCCAAGCAACGCCAAGGCCGCGTCGTCATCGAACTCGAAGACGCACGCATCGACGCCCCCGACGGCCGCACACTCGTCGACCACCTCACCTGGCGCCTCGCACCCGGAGAGCGCATCGGCCTTGTCGGCGTGAACGGCTCCGGCAAAACCACCCTCCTGCGCACCCTCGCCGGCGAATACCCACTCGCCGCCGGCAAACGCATCGAAGGCCAAACCGCACGCATCGGCTGGCTGCGCCAAGAACTCGACGACCTCGACCCGGAACGCCGAGTCATCGATGCCGTCGAAGACGTCGCCACCTACATCCAATTCGGCAAACGCGAAATGTCCGCCTCCCAACTCGCCGAACGCCTCGGCTTCTCCCCGAAACGCCAACGCACCCCCGTGCGCGACCTCTCCGGCGGCGAACGCCGTCGCCTCCAACTCACGCGCGTACTCATGGCCGAGCCGAACATCTTGCTTCTCGACGAGCCCACCAACGACCTCGACATCGACACCCTCCAAGAGTTAGAAAACCTCCTCGACTCCTGGCCAGGCACACTCGTGGTGATCTCCCACGACCGCTACCTCATCGAACGCATCGCGGACACCACCTACGCACTGTTCGGCGACGGCACCTTAACCAACCTGCCCGGCGGCATCCAGCAGTACCTGGACCGCCGCGCCGCCGAAGCCACAGACACAGGCCCGCTCGATTTGGGGGACCGGGGCGAGGGCGTCGTCGACAAGCAAGAAGGCTTGAGCTCGCAAGAACAACGCGAAATCCGCAAACAAATGAAAGCGCTGGAACGCAAAATCGCCAAGGAAAGCGAGCGAGCAGACACACTCGAAGCCGAAATCACCGCCCTATCCGAGGCCGGCGACTTCGACGCCATCGCCACCAAAACCAAAGAGCTCACCGCAGCGAAAGACACCCGCGAGGAACTCGAGATGGAGTGGCTCGAGTTGGGCGAAACGCTTGAAGGCTAGGGTGGGGCGCATGATTTTGATCAACGTACGATTCAAGCCCCTGCCCGAACACGTCGACAACTTCCGCGAACTGGTCAAAGACTTCACCGACGCATCCCGCGCCGAAGAAGGCAACATCTTCTTCGACTGGTACCGCAACGAAGACAACCCCAACGAATACCTGCTCATCGAAGCATTCCACGAGGACGCCGCCGAAGCCCACGTCAACTCCGACCACTTCAAGGCAGCGCAGGAATTCTTCCCGACCATCTTGGCGGAAACCCCGACCATCATTAACACCCTCATCGAAGGCAAAACCGAATGGGACAAGATGGCGGAATTCAAAGTCGACTAGGGGTAACACGGGTGTGACGGATGTCTCCCAGGACGCTTTTATGTCCTAATATCTCCCACGTCACATTTCCCAACGCTGAAAGGGGTGCTCCTCGTGACCGCTCCCGACCCCAACACCGCCGGCTCCACCGCAGCCGACGCTCCCACTAAGCCGCCCGCAGCGGCACGAGGCATCGGCCCCATGGTCGGCGCCATCTTCCTGATGGCCACCTCCGCCATCGGGCCGGGCTTCCTCACCCAAACCTCCGTATTCACGGTGCAGATGGGCGCGGCGTTCGCGTTTGCCATCCTGCTGTCCATCATCGTGGACATCGTCATCCAGTTGAACGTCTGGCGCATCCTCGGTGTCTCCGGCCTGCGCGCCAGCGAGCTCGCCAATGAGGTGCTGCCGGGCCTCGGCTGGTTTTTGGCCATCCTTGTCGGCATCGGCGGACTCGTCTTTAACATCGGCAACATCGCCGGCACCGGCCTCGGCGTCCAAGCGCTTACCGGCGACACCGTCGACCCGAAGATCGGCGGCGCCATCTCCGCCATCATCGCCATCTGCGTGTTCCTCTGGAAGCGCGCCGGCGCCGCCCTCGACGTCCTCGTCGGCATCCTCGGCGCACTGATGATCCTGCTCATGCTCTACGTCGCCATCTCCTCAAACCCGCCAGTGGCTGAGGCGATGCGCCAATCCGTCGCCCCGGACGCCGTGGACTTCAAGGTCATCACCACACTCATCGGCGGTTCCGTCGGCGGCTACATCGTGTTCGCCGGCGTGCACAGGATTATCGACGCCGGCCACACCGGCCCCGAAAACCTCGACTACATCTCCCGCTCCTCGGTCACCGGCATCATCGTCACCGGCATCATGCGCGTGCTGTTGTTCCTCGCGGTGCTGGGTGTCGTCGCTACGGGCGTTGCTCTGTCCAAAGACAACACCGCGGCAGACGTCTTCTACCAAGCCGCAGGCGACATGGGACGCCGCATGTTCGGCCTCGTCCTGTGGGCCGCGGGCCTGTCCTCGGTCATCGGCGCATCGTTTACCTCGATCTCGTTTTTGACCAAGCAGGGCTTCGACCCGAAGAAGCGCGGCTGGCTCACCGTCGGCTTCATCGTCATCTCCACCGTTATCTTCCTGTTCGTCGGTTCCGCCCCGCAGAAACTGCTGATCTTCGCAGGCGCCTTCAACGGCCTGATCCTGCCGATCGGCTTCGCCGTCGTCCTCTACGTCGGCTTCTTCCGCAAGGACCTGCTGCGTGGCTACAAGCCGCCGATGTGGATGCTCATCGTCGGTGCGATCACGCTGGTTGGTTGCGCCTGGATGGGCTGGAGCTCGATCAGCACCCTGCCGAAGTTGTGGGCGTAGTCTGAAGGGCATGCACCCCGCCTCTATGACCCCAGCGCAAGCCCGCGCGTTGTTCCGCACCACCGAGGTGCCGACAACGGCGGGCTTTTCCGCTGGTTACGCCCAAGCCAACCTGATCGCGCTGGATAAGAAGTACGCGTTCGACTTCTTGTTGTTCGCGCAGCGTAACCCGAAGCCGTGCCCGATCTTGGGGGTGTTGGAGCCGGGGCAGGTGGCGTCGTCGCTACTCGCGGGTGGCGATATTCGCACCGACATTCCCGCCTACCGCGTGTTCAAGGACGGCTCGCTTATCGACGAACCCCTCAACGCCACCGAATACTGGACCGACAACACCGTCGCGTTTCTCATCGGCTGCTCATTCACCTTCGAGGCAGCGCTGCTGGACAACGGGGTGCCCGTCGCGCACATCGAGCAGGGGCGCAACGTGCCGATGTATATGACCAACATCGACTGCGAACCCGCCGGGGTGTTTTCCGGCAAGATGGTCGTCTCCATGCGGCCGATTCCGGCCTCTCAGGTGTCTGACGCCGTACGGATCACGTCGCGCTACCCAGCCGTGCATGGTGCGCCCGTGCACGTGGGGGATCCTTCCGCGATCGGTATCGCTGATCTTGGTTCGCCCGACTTCGGCTCCGCCGTGGACATCCCCGCGGGCACCGTGCCGGTGTTCTGGGCGTGTGGGGTCACGCCGCAGTCGATTGTGATGTCGTCGAAGCCCGATCTGGCAATCTGTCACGCGCCGGGGAAGATGCTCGTCACCGACGCACGCGACCTCGCCTACCAGGTGCCTTAGGGGTTATCCACAGGGGCGTTTTTGTAAATTTCACAGGCTCGCAGAGGTGGGTTGCGGGTTTGGTCTAGCGTCTTGGGCATGAATTCGTTCGAGGTGTTAGTGCAGGCGATGTCGGCCGCAGCGTTAGAGACGCTGGCTGACTTCGACCTTGAGGTTGCACTCGCCTCGGGCTTTGCACCGGATCGAGCGCGTGCCTGGTCGCGGCTGCGGGATGTGTATTTCGGGCGCACCAAGTTCACGCGCAAGCAGGCAGTAGCCCGCACGCGTGCTCGGGCGTTTTCCATGGACGAGTTAGCGCTGATCGAGCGGCGCATTGCACCGGTCAAGGATGCGTCCCAGCGGTGGGCGCTGCGCCTGGCTTTGCTTGAGGTTGAAGGCGGTTATCGGGCGATTGAGGCTGCAGCCCGTACGTTGGTGCCGGCGGATAAGACACCGGCGGTGGATGCGGCGAAGTTCGGCCCGTCGCGAAACGGCAAGCGCACCCTGCACTTAACCTATGACGAGCGGGAGATCTCCGATATGGAGCACGCTGGGCGGTTAGGGATTGATCAGGATCGTCCTGCAGCTGCTCAGATTGCCGAGAATTTGATTGGGATCTTCTTCGGCGAGGGCAAGGTCGCAACCGCAGCGCCTCGTCCGACGGTGTTAGTACCGTTGCCGGATTACCTGCGCATCTTGGATGGCAATGGTGATGATGTGCTGTTGGCCATGACTGATGGCACCACCATGACGGGTGCGGAGTTTTTGGCCTCCCAGTTCGGTGATGCGTTAGAGGTGGCGGCGTTTCATCCGCAGGCCGGTGCGGTGAATCTGTATCGCACGCAGCGTTTGGCGAATCAGAAACAGCGCGATTTGGCCAAGCTGGTCTCCCCGGTGTGTGCGTTTCCTGGCTGCCGTCACGGAGCTGACGTGTGCGAGCTGCACCACG includes the following:
- the metG gene encoding methionine--tRNA ligase, which encodes MTAADSTQNVLVCVAWPYANGPRHIGHVAGFGVPSDVFARYQRMAGKNVLMVSGTDEHGTPLLVQADKEGVSVKELADRYNKQIVEDLAGLGLSYDLFTRTTTRNHYAVVQELFRGLDANGYMVKETTKGAISPSTGRTLPDRYIEGTCPICGATDARGDQCDTCGNQLDPADLINPVSKINGETPEFVETEHYMLDLPALHDALEAWLSTREDWRPNVLKFSLNLLEDMRPRAMTRDIDWGIPIPVEGWQDNPSKKLYVWFDAVVGYLSASIEWAHNIGKPEAWKDFWQDPATEGYYFMGKDNITFHSQIWPAELLGYAGKGSKGGEVHSLGELNLPTEVVSSEFLTMSGSKFSSSKGVVIYVKDFLKEFGPDPLRYFIAVAGPENNDTDFTWDEFVRRVNNELANGWGNLVNRTVSMAHKNFGQVPAPGPLEASDERILNLAEETFATAGADLSEARFKNAITKTMHVVGEANAYIAEQEPWKLAKDETQRERLATVLWTALQVVSDCNAMLTPFLPHTAQQVHETLGRKGVWAAEPRIEEIVDDADFNLVGAGLPEKGQTYLTITGDYTQQQAVWQRVEVTPGTELAKPKPLIAKLDPELGETGPEWAPVQK
- a CDS encoding DUF3806 domain-containing protein; the encoded protein is MAFNDIDSATRTQIEADLAEAAGRGINGSPADIVASFEEELADYLALPRDVQRAFPRGETARIYGTALGEALVREGFSWQLLIDDYGTDLVVVKNPGGADEKYTAPLVVVDQRFEDEEPGKLTGFLDQFL
- a CDS encoding TatD family hydrolase; translated protein: MSKKKPRPTPVPAEPIAGLVDAHTHLASCGARTAEEIDAFVQRAVAAGVERICTVGDGLDEAELALQAAHLNERVFAACAIHPTRAHELDDDARARLQTMAADPRCVAVGETGIDTYWLKHDAERTAPLDVQEEAFRFHIDLACESGKALMIHNREGDAEIMRILDDAPRPEHVILHCFSSPLDVAREAIERGYVLSFAGNVTFKRNEELREAARLAPAGQLLVETDAPYMTPEPFRGARNEPSLIGHTAKVLAEVRNMDVADVARDISETFSRVYGV
- a CDS encoding resuscitation-promoting factor encodes the protein MSRQIKRINPKNSAAKRVAVGTVAGAVLVGGAGTALASQKQITVDVNGEETNVRTYAADVAGVLQSAGVDVDPQDLVYPAPGEKISRGDTVTVRTAKPVAVVVDGVAQQITSTASTVGELLEEAGVTSAAGVDIDRDETVTEGLNVDVTTPKIVALRDGGNLTYVSAAAKTVGDLLSARGVTFDSDDRLNHALADAIVPGMEIVLDRVNTIDRPETVAVEEPAEYIDDDTLDEGTEEVREEGVQGEKQIIHRTVTVNGVVESEGVAEEKETKKGKPAVIARGTKQTGNTGAAAPAVANGSVWDAIAACESGGNWSINTGNGYHGGLQFNPGTWAAYGGTAFAPTADLATREQQIAIAERTQAAQGWGAWPACTARLGLR
- the rsmA gene encoding 16S rRNA (adenine(1518)-N(6)/adenine(1519)-N(6))-dimethyltransferase RsmA, with the translated sequence MAGAQLLGPAEIRELAAELDVTPTKKLGQNFLHDPNTVRMIVGAAELSPDDVVVEVGPGLGSLTLGLVDTVSRVVALEIDPRLAGRLPATVQARAPEYAERLTVITTDALKVRRDDLDVEPTALVANLPYNVSVPVLLHLLEEFPTIRRVLVMVQKEVADRLAAVPGSKIYGVPSVKAAFYGDVSRAGTIGKHVFWPAPNIESGLVRIDVNDDNPRELRERVFPIVDAAFAQRRKTLRSTLAGIYGSPANAEAALRAAGIDPGLRGEKLTVADFVQLGHA
- a CDS encoding 4-(cytidine 5'-diphospho)-2-C-methyl-D-erythritol kinase, whose product is MRKYVASAPGKVNLHLGVGEARADGYHDLVSVFHAVDRREVVTLVASDTLTEGPIVRSMQTTFYVDEPEESIDGPTNLAWRAVNAVAERAGIALPEVHIEVAKHVFVAGGMAGGSADAAAALVAANALVADHGEPLTAETLHELAASLGADVPFSLMGGTALGTGRGDELVEMLSRGRLNWVFVNPKVGISTGGAFSLLDDLRHGNPALVPHLNTAGLSQALTSGDAARVAEALHNDLDAAALSMRPQLKRLIDAANEAGLRAIVSGSGPTVAVLCESLEHAQWVAEHLAERFEGYEIFVAEGPDHGAVLETAD
- a CDS encoding ABC-F family ATP-binding cassette domain-containing protein: MANLINLENVSKTWGLKTLLDGVSLGVQTNDRIGIVGVNGGGKTTLLEVLTGIEAPDAGRVSHNSGLRMAVVTQRFDLDETLTVGQAVVEPLGLQTYEWASNAKVREVLQGTGVAELGLDTPVGNLSGGERRRVNLAAALVQDLDLVVLDEPTNHLDVEGVQWLADHLLSRKVAVVVVTHDRWFLDTVATLTWEVHDGTVDVYEGGYNDWTFARAERARQADAIEQRRQNLARKELAWLRRGAPARTSKPRYRIEAAEALIKDVPPPRDTVELMAFSKQRQGRVVIELEDARIDAPDGRTLVDHLTWRLAPGERIGLVGVNGSGKTTLLRTLAGEYPLAAGKRIEGQTARIGWLRQELDDLDPERRVIDAVEDVATYIQFGKREMSASQLAERLGFSPKRQRTPVRDLSGGERRRLQLTRVLMAEPNILLLDEPTNDLDIDTLQELENLLDSWPGTLVVISHDRYLIERIADTTYALFGDGTLTNLPGGIQQYLDRRAAEATDTGPLDLGDRGEGVVDKQEGLSSQEQREIRKQMKALERKIAKESERADTLEAEITALSEAGDFDAIATKTKELTAAKDTREELEMEWLELGETLEG
- a CDS encoding putative quinol monooxygenase; its protein translation is MILINVRFKPLPEHVDNFRELVKDFTDASRAEEGNIFFDWYRNEDNPNEYLLIEAFHEDAAEAHVNSDHFKAAQEFFPTILAETPTIINTLIEGKTEWDKMAEFKVD
- a CDS encoding NRAMP family divalent metal transporter, which codes for MVGAIFLMATSAIGPGFLTQTSVFTVQMGAAFAFAILLSIIVDIVIQLNVWRILGVSGLRASELANEVLPGLGWFLAILVGIGGLVFNIGNIAGTGLGVQALTGDTVDPKIGGAISAIIAICVFLWKRAGAALDVLVGILGALMILLMLYVAISSNPPVAEAMRQSVAPDAVDFKVITTLIGGSVGGYIVFAGVHRIIDAGHTGPENLDYISRSSVTGIIVTGIMRVLLFLAVLGVVATGVALSKDNTAADVFYQAAGDMGRRMFGLVLWAAGLSSVIGASFTSISFLTKQGFDPKKRGWLTVGFIVISTVIFLFVGSAPQKLLIFAGAFNGLILPIGFAVVLYVGFFRKDLLRGYKPPMWMLIVGAITLVGCAWMGWSSISTLPKLWA
- a CDS encoding putative hydro-lyase — translated: MHPASMTPAQARALFRTTEVPTTAGFSAGYAQANLIALDKKYAFDFLLFAQRNPKPCPILGVLEPGQVASSLLAGGDIRTDIPAYRVFKDGSLIDEPLNATEYWTDNTVAFLIGCSFTFEAALLDNGVPVAHIEQGRNVPMYMTNIDCEPAGVFSGKMVVSMRPIPASQVSDAVRITSRYPAVHGAPVHVGDPSAIGIADLGSPDFGSAVDIPAGTVPVFWACGVTPQSIVMSSKPDLAICHAPGKMLVTDARDLAYQVP
- a CDS encoding HNH endonuclease signature motif containing protein; this translates as MNSFEVLVQAMSAAALETLADFDLEVALASGFAPDRARAWSRLRDVYFGRTKFTRKQAVARTRARAFSMDELALIERRIAPVKDASQRWALRLALLEVEGGYRAIEAAARTLVPADKTPAVDAAKFGPSRNGKRTLHLTYDEREISDMEHAGRLGIDQDRPAAAQIAENLIGIFFGEGKVATAAPRPTVLVPLPDYLRILDGNGDDVLLAMTDGTTMTGAEFLASQFGDALEVAAFHPQAGAVNLYRTQRLANQKQRDLAKLVSPVCAFPGCRHGADVCELHHVEAWRHGGETNIGNLAPLCRYHNRVNDDDPWRKKRGRIVMVRGAPVWISPRGYPVKNTNRGAMDQLFG